One genomic region from Gossypium hirsutum isolate 1008001.06 chromosome D13, Gossypium_hirsutum_v2.1, whole genome shotgun sequence encodes:
- the LOC121225376 gene encoding pentatricopeptide repeat-containing protein At1g07740, mitochondrial: MIHSISKPINQIQRNRINHFVKIHEHSKDYHSFGAKRPKTKTNHENPQKSTQKRRPKRPPPFVAAMKGIHDPDEALSLFHEYYQMGYKHDYPSFSSLIYKLAKSRNFEAVETLLGVLQNLNIHCKETLFCALFQHYGKAHLSVKAVELFRKMPCFNCVCTVQSLNSVLNVLVDNNRFGDAKEIFDESKEMGFRPNSVTFNVMIKGLLNGAEFDEACNMFDEMLERNVEPSVVTYNSFINFLCKKGEVEKAKKLFEDMVKKGKYPNAVTYALLMKGLCSLGEYKEAKKLMFDMEYKGCKTKVINFGVLMSSLGKKGEIEEAKSLLSEMKKRRFKPDVVIYNILVNYLCKESKVEEAYKVLIEMQVRGCEPNAATYRMMVDGFCNVGDFEGALKVLNVMLKSRHCPRSETFCRLVAGLLRCGKVDGACFVLEEMEKRKISLDLEAWGDLIRDAYSGVGDTNELLTQIILGY; encoded by the coding sequence ATGATCCATTCCATATCGAAACCCATAAACCAAATACAACGAAATCGAATAAACCATTTCGTTAAAATCCACGAACATTCTAAAGATTACCATAGTTTTGGTGCTAAAAGACCAAAGACCAAAACAAACCATGAAAACCCTCAAAAAAGTACACAAAAAAGACGCCCCAAAAGGCCACCCCCTTTTGTTGCAGCTATGAAAGGCATACATGACCCAGATGAAGCTTTGTCACTTTTCCATGAATATTATCAAAtgggttataagcatgattacccttcattttcttctcttatttataAGCTCGCAAAGTCTCGAAATTTCGAAGCTGTTGAAACCCTTCTTGGCGTTTTACAAAATCTCAACATTCATTGTAAAGAAACCCTTTTTTGTGCTTTGTTTCAGCATTATGGAAAAGCCCATTTGAGTGTAAAAGCTGTTGAGCTTTTCCGTAAAATGCCTTGTTTTAACTGCGTTTGTACGGTTCAGTCTTTGAATTCGGTTCTTAATGTTCTCGTCGATAACAATAGGTTTGGTGATGCAAAGGAGATATTTGATGAGTCTAAAGAAATGGGTTTTCGTCCGAATTCGGTGACATTCAACGTGATGATCAAAGGGTTGTTGAACGGGGCAGAGTTTGATGAAGCATGCAATATGTTCGATGAAATGCTTGAAAGAAACGTGGAACCTAGTGTTGTTACTtataatagttttataaattttttgtgtAAAAAGGGTGAGGTGGAAAAGGCTAAAAAACTATTTGAAGATATGGTTAAGAAAGGGAAGTATCCAAATGCAGTGACTTACGCTTTGTTAATGAAAGGTTTGTGTTCTTTAGGTGAATATAAAGAAGCTAAAAAATTGATGTTTGATATGGAATATAAAGGCTGTAAAACGAAGGTTATTAACTTTGGTGTTTTGATGAGTTCACTTGGAAaaaaaggggaaattgaggaaGCTAAATCATTGCTTAGTGAAATGAAGAAAAGGAGGTTTAAACCCGATGTAGTGATTTATAACATATTGGTGAATTATCTTTGCAAAGAAAGCAAAGTTGAAGAAGCTTATAAAGTTCTGATTGAAATGCAAGTTAGAGGTTGTGAGCCAAATGCAGCTACATATAGGATGATGGTTGATGGGTTTTGTAATGTTGGGGATTTTGAAGGTGCTTTGAAGGTTTTGAATGTGATGTTGAAGAGTCGGCATTGTCCACGGTCAGAAACTTTTTGCCGGTTGGTTGCGGGGTTATTACGGTGTGGGAAAGTTGATGGTGCTTGCTTTGTTTTGGAGGAGatggagaagagaaaaataagcCTTGATTTGGAGGCTTGGGGAGATTTGATAAGGGATGCTTATAGTGGTGTTGGTGATACTAATGAACTCTTAACACAAATTATCTTGGGTTATTAG
- the LOC107931419 gene encoding probable NOT transcription complex subunit VIP2 isoform X3 has translation MSGLLNSSVNGSASNIPDSSGRSFATSFSGQSGAASPGFHHTGTIQGLHGIHGSFNVPNMPGTLTSRNSTLSNVPTGGVQQPTGNLSGGRFASNNLPVALSQLSHGSSHGHSGVTNRGGLGVSPILGNAGPRITSSMGNMVGGGNIGRSISSGGGLSVPGLASRLNLSANSGSGSLSMQGQNRLMSGVLPQGSPQVISMLGNSYPSAGGPLSQSHVQAVNNLSSMGILNDVNSTDNSPFDINNDFPQLTSRPSSAGGPQGQLGSLRKQGPSPIVQQNQEFSIQNEDFPALPGFKGGNADYGMDLHQKDQLHDNTMLMMQSQHFSMGRPAGFNLGGSYSSHRPQQQQQHAPSASTTGVSFSPVNDQDLLHLHGSDIFTSSHSSYHSQTSGPPGIGLRPLNSSNSVSGMGYDQLIQQYQQHQNQSQLRLQQMSAVNQSFREPGMKPMQVAQSNHDPFGLLGLQSVLRMNDLDLTSLALGIDLTTLGLNLNSSENLYKTFGSPWSDEPAKGDPEFTVPQCYYAKQPPPLHQGYFSKFTVDTLFYIFYSMPKDEAQLYAANELYNRGWFYHKEHRCWFIRVPNVEPLVKTNTYERGSYHCFDPISFETVRKDNFVVHYEMLEKRPALPQH, from the exons ATGTCGGGATTACTTAAT TCTTCTGTCAACGGATCAGCATCAAATATTCCAGACAGCAGCGGACGTTCTTTCGCTACATCTTTCTCTGGTCAGTCTGGCGCAGCCTCCCCTGGTTTCCATCACACTG GCACTATTCAGGGCCTTCATGGTATTCATGGTAGCTTTAATGTTCCCAACATGCCTGGTACTCTCACATCAAGAAACTCAACTTTAAGTAATGTTCCAACTGGCGGGGTTCAACAACCTACTGGGAACCTATCTGGTGGAAGATTTGCGTCAAATAATCTCCCTGTTGCTCTTTCTCAG TTATCTCATGGCAGTTCCCACGGACATTCAGGAGTAACCAATAGAGGAG GATTGGGAGTATCCCCAATTTTGGGAAATGCAGGTCCTAGGATAACTAGTTCTATGGGAAACATGGTTGGTGGGGGCAACATTGGGAGGAGCATAAGCTCGGGTGGAGGATTATCCGTACCTGGTCTTGCTTCTCGCCTGAACTTAAGTGCCAATAGTGGATCTGGAAGTTTAAGCATGCAGGGTCAGAATAGGTTGATGAGTGGTGTGCTTCCTCAAG GATCTCCTCAGGTAATTTCAATGTTGGGCAATTCTTATCCATCTGCTGGTGGGCCTCTTTCCCAGAGCCATGTTCAAGCTGTGAACAATCTTAGTTCTATGGGAATTTTGAATGATGTGAACTCTACTGACAATTCCCCTTTTGACATAAACAATGACTTCCCTCAGTTGACAAGTCGTCCTAGTTCTGCTGGAGGGCCTCAAGGACAATTGG GTTCATTACGAAAACAAGGTCCTAGCCCCATTGTCCAACAAAACCAAGAGTTCAGCATTCAAAATGAAGATTTCCCTGCTTTACCAGGATTTAAAG GTGGTAATGCTGACTATGGAATGGATTTGCACCAGAAAGATCAACTTCATGACAATACCATGTTAATGATGCAATCTCAGCACTTCTCT ATGGGGAGGCCTGCAGGATTTAACTTGGGTGGATCCTATTCTTCTCATCGCCCGCAGCAGCAACAGCAACATGCGCCATCAGCCAGTACCACTGGAGTCTCCTTTTCGCCTGTAAACGACCAAGATCTTCTCCATTTACATGGCTCTGATATTTTCACATCTTCTCATTCGAGCTACCACTCGCAG ACCAGTGGACCACCTGGGATTGGGCTAAGGCCTCTAAATTCCTCGAATTCGGTTTCTGGTATGGGTTATGACCAGCTCATACAGCAATATCAGCAGCATCAAAACCAGTCCCAGCTCCGTCTGCAACAGATGTCAGCTGTCAATCAATCATTTAGGGAACCTGGGATGAAACCAATGCAGGTTGCGCAGTCTAATCATGACCCCTTTGGATTACTTGGGTTGCAAAGCGTGCTAAGGATGAATGATCTTGATCTGACTTCCCTTGCTCTCGGAATTGATCTGACAACACTCgggttaaatttgaattcatCAGAAAATCTTTACAAGACATTTGGTTCTCCGTGGTCTGATGAACCAGCTAAGGGTGACCCGGAGTTCACTGTGCCACAATGTTATTACGCTAAGCAACCACCTCCTTTACAC CAAGGTTATTTTTCGAAGTTCACCGTGGACACATTGTTCTATATATTTTACAG CATGCCAAAAGATGAAGCTCAATTATACGCTGCAAATGAACT TTACAATAGAGGCTGGTTTTACCACAAGGAGCACCGGTGTTGGTTCATAAGGGTTCCCAATGTCGAGCCATTAGTTAAGACGAACACGTACGAGAGAGGTTCTTATCACTGTTTTGATCCGATATCATTTGAAACAGTCCGCAAG GATAATTTCGTTGTTCATTACGAGATGTTGGAAAAAAGACCAGCATTACCTCAACATTAA
- the LOC107931419 gene encoding probable NOT transcription complex subunit VIP2 isoform X2, translated as MSGLLNSSVNGSASNIPDSSGRSFATSFSGQSGAASPGFHHTGTIQGLHGIHGSFNVPNMPGTLTSRNSTLSNVPTGGVQQPTGNLSGGRFASNNLPVALSQLSHGSSHGHSGVTNRGGISVVGNPGFSSNTNGVGGSIPGILPTSAAIGNRNAVPGLGVSPILGNAGPRITSSMGNMVGGGNIGRSISSGGGLSVPGLASRLNLSANSGSGSLSMQGQNRLMSGVLPQGSPQVISMLGNSYPSAGGPLSQSHVQAVNNLSSMGILNDVNSTDNSPFDINNDFPQLTSRPSSAGGPQGQLGSLRKQGPSPIVQQNQEFSIQNEDFPALPGFKGGNADYGMDLHQKDQLHDNTMLMMQSQHFSMGRPAGFNLGGSYSSHRPQQQQQHAPSASTTGVSFSPTSGPPGIGLRPLNSSNSVSGMGYDQLIQQYQQHQNQSQLRLQQMSAVNQSFREPGMKPMQVAQSNHDPFGLLGLQSVLRMNDLDLTSLALGIDLTTLGLNLNSSENLYKTFGSPWSDEPAKGDPEFTVPQCYYAKQPPPLHQGYFSKFTVDTLFYIFYSMPKDEAQLYAANELYNRGWFYHKEHRCWFIRVPNVEPLVKTNTYERGSYHCFDPISFETVRKDNFVVHYEMLEKRPALPQH; from the exons ATGTCGGGATTACTTAAT TCTTCTGTCAACGGATCAGCATCAAATATTCCAGACAGCAGCGGACGTTCTTTCGCTACATCTTTCTCTGGTCAGTCTGGCGCAGCCTCCCCTGGTTTCCATCACACTG GCACTATTCAGGGCCTTCATGGTATTCATGGTAGCTTTAATGTTCCCAACATGCCTGGTACTCTCACATCAAGAAACTCAACTTTAAGTAATGTTCCAACTGGCGGGGTTCAACAACCTACTGGGAACCTATCTGGTGGAAGATTTGCGTCAAATAATCTCCCTGTTGCTCTTTCTCAG TTATCTCATGGCAGTTCCCACGGACATTCAGGAGTAACCAATAGAGGAGGTATTAGTGTTGTGGGAAACCCTGGATTTAGTAGTAACACGAATGGAGTTGGTGGTTCTATACCTGGAATTCTCCCAACATCTGCTGCAATTGGTAACCGCAATGCTGTTCCAGGATTGGGAGTATCCCCAATTTTGGGAAATGCAGGTCCTAGGATAACTAGTTCTATGGGAAACATGGTTGGTGGGGGCAACATTGGGAGGAGCATAAGCTCGGGTGGAGGATTATCCGTACCTGGTCTTGCTTCTCGCCTGAACTTAAGTGCCAATAGTGGATCTGGAAGTTTAAGCATGCAGGGTCAGAATAGGTTGATGAGTGGTGTGCTTCCTCAAG GATCTCCTCAGGTAATTTCAATGTTGGGCAATTCTTATCCATCTGCTGGTGGGCCTCTTTCCCAGAGCCATGTTCAAGCTGTGAACAATCTTAGTTCTATGGGAATTTTGAATGATGTGAACTCTACTGACAATTCCCCTTTTGACATAAACAATGACTTCCCTCAGTTGACAAGTCGTCCTAGTTCTGCTGGAGGGCCTCAAGGACAATTGG GTTCATTACGAAAACAAGGTCCTAGCCCCATTGTCCAACAAAACCAAGAGTTCAGCATTCAAAATGAAGATTTCCCTGCTTTACCAGGATTTAAAG GTGGTAATGCTGACTATGGAATGGATTTGCACCAGAAAGATCAACTTCATGACAATACCATGTTAATGATGCAATCTCAGCACTTCTCT ATGGGGAGGCCTGCAGGATTTAACTTGGGTGGATCCTATTCTTCTCATCGCCCGCAGCAGCAACAGCAACATGCGCCATCAGCCAGTACCACTGGAGTCTCCTTTTCGCCT ACCAGTGGACCACCTGGGATTGGGCTAAGGCCTCTAAATTCCTCGAATTCGGTTTCTGGTATGGGTTATGACCAGCTCATACAGCAATATCAGCAGCATCAAAACCAGTCCCAGCTCCGTCTGCAACAGATGTCAGCTGTCAATCAATCATTTAGGGAACCTGGGATGAAACCAATGCAGGTTGCGCAGTCTAATCATGACCCCTTTGGATTACTTGGGTTGCAAAGCGTGCTAAGGATGAATGATCTTGATCTGACTTCCCTTGCTCTCGGAATTGATCTGACAACACTCgggttaaatttgaattcatCAGAAAATCTTTACAAGACATTTGGTTCTCCGTGGTCTGATGAACCAGCTAAGGGTGACCCGGAGTTCACTGTGCCACAATGTTATTACGCTAAGCAACCACCTCCTTTACAC CAAGGTTATTTTTCGAAGTTCACCGTGGACACATTGTTCTATATATTTTACAG CATGCCAAAAGATGAAGCTCAATTATACGCTGCAAATGAACT TTACAATAGAGGCTGGTTTTACCACAAGGAGCACCGGTGTTGGTTCATAAGGGTTCCCAATGTCGAGCCATTAGTTAAGACGAACACGTACGAGAGAGGTTCTTATCACTGTTTTGATCCGATATCATTTGAAACAGTCCGCAAG GATAATTTCGTTGTTCATTACGAGATGTTGGAAAAAAGACCAGCATTACCTCAACATTAA
- the LOC107931419 gene encoding probable NOT transcription complex subunit VIP2 isoform X1 yields MSGLLNSSVNGSASNIPDSSGRSFATSFSGQSGAASPGFHHTGTIQGLHGIHGSFNVPNMPGTLTSRNSTLSNVPTGGVQQPTGNLSGGRFASNNLPVALSQLSHGSSHGHSGVTNRGGISVVGNPGFSSNTNGVGGSIPGILPTSAAIGNRNAVPGLGVSPILGNAGPRITSSMGNMVGGGNIGRSISSGGGLSVPGLASRLNLSANSGSGSLSMQGQNRLMSGVLPQGSPQVISMLGNSYPSAGGPLSQSHVQAVNNLSSMGILNDVNSTDNSPFDINNDFPQLTSRPSSAGGPQGQLGSLRKQGPSPIVQQNQEFSIQNEDFPALPGFKGGNADYGMDLHQKDQLHDNTMLMMQSQHFSMGRPAGFNLGGSYSSHRPQQQQQHAPSASTTGVSFSPVNDQDLLHLHGSDIFTSSHSSYHSQTSGPPGIGLRPLNSSNSVSGMGYDQLIQQYQQHQNQSQLRLQQMSAVNQSFREPGMKPMQVAQSNHDPFGLLGLQSVLRMNDLDLTSLALGIDLTTLGLNLNSSENLYKTFGSPWSDEPAKGDPEFTVPQCYYAKQPPPLHQGYFSKFTVDTLFYIFYSMPKDEAQLYAANELYNRGWFYHKEHRCWFIRVPNVEPLVKTNTYERGSYHCFDPISFETVRKDNFVVHYEMLEKRPALPQH; encoded by the exons ATGTCGGGATTACTTAAT TCTTCTGTCAACGGATCAGCATCAAATATTCCAGACAGCAGCGGACGTTCTTTCGCTACATCTTTCTCTGGTCAGTCTGGCGCAGCCTCCCCTGGTTTCCATCACACTG GCACTATTCAGGGCCTTCATGGTATTCATGGTAGCTTTAATGTTCCCAACATGCCTGGTACTCTCACATCAAGAAACTCAACTTTAAGTAATGTTCCAACTGGCGGGGTTCAACAACCTACTGGGAACCTATCTGGTGGAAGATTTGCGTCAAATAATCTCCCTGTTGCTCTTTCTCAG TTATCTCATGGCAGTTCCCACGGACATTCAGGAGTAACCAATAGAGGAGGTATTAGTGTTGTGGGAAACCCTGGATTTAGTAGTAACACGAATGGAGTTGGTGGTTCTATACCTGGAATTCTCCCAACATCTGCTGCAATTGGTAACCGCAATGCTGTTCCAGGATTGGGAGTATCCCCAATTTTGGGAAATGCAGGTCCTAGGATAACTAGTTCTATGGGAAACATGGTTGGTGGGGGCAACATTGGGAGGAGCATAAGCTCGGGTGGAGGATTATCCGTACCTGGTCTTGCTTCTCGCCTGAACTTAAGTGCCAATAGTGGATCTGGAAGTTTAAGCATGCAGGGTCAGAATAGGTTGATGAGTGGTGTGCTTCCTCAAG GATCTCCTCAGGTAATTTCAATGTTGGGCAATTCTTATCCATCTGCTGGTGGGCCTCTTTCCCAGAGCCATGTTCAAGCTGTGAACAATCTTAGTTCTATGGGAATTTTGAATGATGTGAACTCTACTGACAATTCCCCTTTTGACATAAACAATGACTTCCCTCAGTTGACAAGTCGTCCTAGTTCTGCTGGAGGGCCTCAAGGACAATTGG GTTCATTACGAAAACAAGGTCCTAGCCCCATTGTCCAACAAAACCAAGAGTTCAGCATTCAAAATGAAGATTTCCCTGCTTTACCAGGATTTAAAG GTGGTAATGCTGACTATGGAATGGATTTGCACCAGAAAGATCAACTTCATGACAATACCATGTTAATGATGCAATCTCAGCACTTCTCT ATGGGGAGGCCTGCAGGATTTAACTTGGGTGGATCCTATTCTTCTCATCGCCCGCAGCAGCAACAGCAACATGCGCCATCAGCCAGTACCACTGGAGTCTCCTTTTCGCCTGTAAACGACCAAGATCTTCTCCATTTACATGGCTCTGATATTTTCACATCTTCTCATTCGAGCTACCACTCGCAG ACCAGTGGACCACCTGGGATTGGGCTAAGGCCTCTAAATTCCTCGAATTCGGTTTCTGGTATGGGTTATGACCAGCTCATACAGCAATATCAGCAGCATCAAAACCAGTCCCAGCTCCGTCTGCAACAGATGTCAGCTGTCAATCAATCATTTAGGGAACCTGGGATGAAACCAATGCAGGTTGCGCAGTCTAATCATGACCCCTTTGGATTACTTGGGTTGCAAAGCGTGCTAAGGATGAATGATCTTGATCTGACTTCCCTTGCTCTCGGAATTGATCTGACAACACTCgggttaaatttgaattcatCAGAAAATCTTTACAAGACATTTGGTTCTCCGTGGTCTGATGAACCAGCTAAGGGTGACCCGGAGTTCACTGTGCCACAATGTTATTACGCTAAGCAACCACCTCCTTTACAC CAAGGTTATTTTTCGAAGTTCACCGTGGACACATTGTTCTATATATTTTACAG CATGCCAAAAGATGAAGCTCAATTATACGCTGCAAATGAACT TTACAATAGAGGCTGGTTTTACCACAAGGAGCACCGGTGTTGGTTCATAAGGGTTCCCAATGTCGAGCCATTAGTTAAGACGAACACGTACGAGAGAGGTTCTTATCACTGTTTTGATCCGATATCATTTGAAACAGTCCGCAAG GATAATTTCGTTGTTCATTACGAGATGTTGGAAAAAAGACCAGCATTACCTCAACATTAA
- the LOC121225377 gene encoding histone H4, producing MSGRGKGGKGLGKGGAKRHRKVLRDNIQGITKPAIRRLARRGGVKRISGLIYEETRGVLKIFLENVIRDAVTYTEHARRKTVTAMDVVYALKRQGRTLYGFGG from the coding sequence ATGTCAGGAAGAGGAAAGGGAGGCAAGGGGTTGGGCAAGGGCGGAGCAAAGCGCCACCGCAAGGTCCTCCGTGATAACATCCAGGGAATCACGAAACCGGCGATCCGGCGTCTAGCTCGTAGGGGAGGTGTTAAGCGTATCAGTGGCTTGATCTACGAGGAAACCCGTGGAGTGTTGAAGATCTTCTTGGAGAACGTGATCCGCGACGCCGTGACCTACACTGAGCACGCCAGGAGAAAGACGGTGACCGCCATGGATGTCGTTTATGCCCTCAAGAGGCAGGGTAGGACTTTGTACGGTTTCGGTGGTTAG
- the LOC107931252 gene encoding probable serine/threonine-protein kinase PBL5 translates to MGCFCFSGNSSKGSEKPTKKIIINNKNDSSSNKSKPHAQTQTSSDELKVTVTNEEVVAKKGDQLSIDVKNFNLNDEISKDGKANNLAQSFTFEELATATGNFRSDCFLGEGGFGKVYKGFLDKTNQVVAIKQLDRNGAQGIREFVVEVLTLSMAEHPNLVKLIGFCAEGDQRLLVYEYMPLGSLENHLYELPASRKPLDWNTRMKIAAGAARGLEYLHEKMKPPVIYRDLKCSNILLGEGYHPKLSDFGLAKVGPIGDKTHVSTRVMGTYGYCAPDYAMTGQLTFKSDIYSFGVVLLELITGRKAIDETRDRSEQNLVAWARPMFKDRRNFSRMVDPLLQGQYPVRGLYQALAIAAMCVQEQPNMRPAITDVVMALNYLASQKYDPNNPIQSSRKSKSSTTTNGDGDKKPVAEHELNSD, encoded by the exons atgggttgtttttgtttttctggGAATTCAAGCAAAGGATCAGAGAAACCAACAAAGAAGATCATCATCAACAACAAAAATGATAGCAGTAGCAACAAAAGTAAACCCCATGCTCAAACACAAACCAGTTCAG aTGAATTGAAAGTGACTGTTACAAATGAAGAGGTAGTAGCTAAGAAAGGAGATCAATTATCAATTGATGTAAAGAATTTCAATTTGAATGATGAGATTTCAAAGGATGGCAAAGCTAACAACTTGGCACAGTCATTTACATTCGAGGAACTTGCCACTGCGACCGGAAACTTCCGGTCGGATTGTTTTTTGGGCGAAGGCGGTTTCGGGAAAGTTTACAAAGGATTCTTGGACAAAACCAATCAA GTTGTCGCAATCAAGCAACTCGATCGTAACGGTGCTCAAGGAATTAGAGAATTCGTCGTTGAAGTATTGACATTAAGCATGGCTGAGCACCCGAATCTTGTTAAATTGATAGGTTTTTGTGCAGAGGGTGATCAAAGATTACTTGTTTACGAGTACATGCCGTTAGGGTCGTTGGAGAATCATTTATATG AACTTCCGGCTAGCCGAAAACCACTTGATTGGAACACGAGAATGAAAATAGCTGCTGGGGCAGCAAGGGGTTTAGAGTATTTGCATGAAAAAATGAAGCCCCCTGTTATATACCGGGACTTGAAATGCTCAAATATATTGCTCGGTGAGGGGTATCATCCGAAGCTATCCGATTTCGGGTTGGCTAAAGTTGGTCCCATCGGCGATAAGACTCATGTTTCTACGAGGGTTATGGGTACATACGGTTATTGTGCACCGGATTATGCAATGACCGGACAGCTGACATTTAAGTCGGATATTTACAGCTTTGGGGTTGTCCTCTTGGAACTAATTACTGGTAGGAAAGCGATCGACGAGACAAGAGATCGCTCGGAGCAAAATCTCGTTGCATGG GCACGTCCCATGTTCAAAGACCGAAGAAACTTTTCTCGAATGGTCGACCCTTTACTACAAGGTCAATATCCGGTCCGAGGTCTCTACCAAGCACTTGCCATTGCTGCAATGTGCGTTCAAGAGCAACCCAACATGCGGCCGGCAATAACTGACGTTGTTATGGCTCTGAATTACTTAGCTTCCCAGAAATACGACCCGAACAATCCCATCCAAAGCTCCCGAAAGAGCAAATCATCAACGACAACGAACGGAGACGGTGACAAAAAACCAGTTGCAGAACATGAACTTAATAGTGACTGA